From Ovis canadensis isolate MfBH-ARS-UI-01 breed Bighorn chromosome 10, ARS-UI_OviCan_v2, whole genome shotgun sequence, a single genomic window includes:
- the TGDS gene encoding dTDP-D-glucose 4,6-dehydratase isoform X1, whose translation MSAEGRAESLGPPDSFAKRVLVTGGAGFIASHMIVSLVEDYPNYMIINLDKLDYCASLKNLETISNKQNYKFIQGDICDSHFVKLLFETEKIDIVLHFAAQTHVDLSFVRALEFTYVNVYGTHVLVSAAHEARVEKFIYVSTDEVYGGSLDKEFDESSPKQPTNPYASSKAAAECFVQSYWEQYKFPVVITRSSNVYGPHQYPEKVIPKFISLLQHNRKCCIHGSGLQTRNFLYATDVVEAFLTVLKKGKPGEIYNIGTNFEMSVLQLAKELIQLIKETNSESEMENWVDYVDDRPTNDMRYPMKSEKIHGLGWRPKVPWKEGIKKTIEWYRENFHNWKNAEKALEPFPVQPPFV comes from the exons ATGTCGGCTGAGGGCCGCGCCGAGTCCTTGGGTCCTCCCGACAGCTTTGCGAAGCGGGTCCTGGTGACCGGGGGTGCTGGTTTCAT AGCGTCACATATGATTGTCTCTTTAGTAGAAGATTATCCAAATTATATGATCATAAATCTAGACAAG TTGGATTACTGTGCAAGCTTGAAGAATCTTGAAACCATTtctaataaacaaaattataaatttatacag ggTGACATATGTGATTCTCACTTCGTGAAACTACTCTTtgaaacagagaaaatagacatAGTACTACATTTTGCCGCACAAACGCATGTAG atCTTTCATTTGTCCGTGCCCTTGAGTTTACCTACGTTAATGTTTACGGTACTCATGTGTTGGTAAGTGCTGCTCATGAAGCCAGAGTGGAGAAATTTATTTACGTCAGCACAGATGAGGTCTATGGAGGCAGTCTTGATAAG gaATTTGATGAATCTTCACCTAAACAACCTACAAATCCTTATGCATCATCTAAAGCAGCTGCTGAGTGTTTTGTACAGTCTTATTGGGAACAGTATAAG TTTCCAGTTGTCATCACACGAAGCAGTAATGTTTATGGACCACATCAGTATCCAGAAAAG gTTATTCCAAAATTTATATCTTTACTACAACACAACAGGAAATG CTGCATTCATGGGTCAGGGCTTCAAACAAGAAATTTCCTTTATGCTACTGATGTGGTAGAAGCATTTCTCACTGTCCTCAAAAAGGGAAAACCAGGTGAAATTTATAACATTGGAACCAATTTTGAAATGTCAGTTCTCCAGCTTGCCAAAGAACTAATACAGCTg ATCAAAGAGACCAATTCAGAGTCTGAAATGGAAAACTGGGTTGATTATGTTGATGATAG acCTACCAATGACATGAGATATCCAATGAAGTCAGAAAAAATACATGGCTTGGGATGGAGACCTAAAGTACCTTGGaaagaaggaattaaaaaaacaa TTGAGTGGTACAGAGAGAATTTTCACAACTGGaagaatgcagaaaaagcattagaACCCTTTCCGGTACAACCACCGTTTGTATAG
- the TGDS gene encoding dTDP-D-glucose 4,6-dehydratase isoform X2, whose translation MSAEGRAESLGPPDSFAKRVLVTGGAGFIASHMIVSLVEDYPNYMIINLDKGDICDSHFVKLLFETEKIDIVLHFAAQTHVDLSFVRALEFTYVNVYGTHVLVSAAHEARVEKFIYVSTDEVYGGSLDKEFDESSPKQPTNPYASSKAAAECFVQSYWEQYKFPVVITRSSNVYGPHQYPEKVIPKFISLLQHNRKCCIHGSGLQTRNFLYATDVVEAFLTVLKKGKPGEIYNIGTNFEMSVLQLAKELIQLIKETNSESEMENWVDYVDDRPTNDMRYPMKSEKIHGLGWRPKVPWKEGIKKTIEWYRENFHNWKNAEKALEPFPVQPPFV comes from the exons ATGTCGGCTGAGGGCCGCGCCGAGTCCTTGGGTCCTCCCGACAGCTTTGCGAAGCGGGTCCTGGTGACCGGGGGTGCTGGTTTCAT AGCGTCACATATGATTGTCTCTTTAGTAGAAGATTATCCAAATTATATGATCATAAATCTAGACAAG ggTGACATATGTGATTCTCACTTCGTGAAACTACTCTTtgaaacagagaaaatagacatAGTACTACATTTTGCCGCACAAACGCATGTAG atCTTTCATTTGTCCGTGCCCTTGAGTTTACCTACGTTAATGTTTACGGTACTCATGTGTTGGTAAGTGCTGCTCATGAAGCCAGAGTGGAGAAATTTATTTACGTCAGCACAGATGAGGTCTATGGAGGCAGTCTTGATAAG gaATTTGATGAATCTTCACCTAAACAACCTACAAATCCTTATGCATCATCTAAAGCAGCTGCTGAGTGTTTTGTACAGTCTTATTGGGAACAGTATAAG TTTCCAGTTGTCATCACACGAAGCAGTAATGTTTATGGACCACATCAGTATCCAGAAAAG gTTATTCCAAAATTTATATCTTTACTACAACACAACAGGAAATG CTGCATTCATGGGTCAGGGCTTCAAACAAGAAATTTCCTTTATGCTACTGATGTGGTAGAAGCATTTCTCACTGTCCTCAAAAAGGGAAAACCAGGTGAAATTTATAACATTGGAACCAATTTTGAAATGTCAGTTCTCCAGCTTGCCAAAGAACTAATACAGCTg ATCAAAGAGACCAATTCAGAGTCTGAAATGGAAAACTGGGTTGATTATGTTGATGATAG acCTACCAATGACATGAGATATCCAATGAAGTCAGAAAAAATACATGGCTTGGGATGGAGACCTAAAGTACCTTGGaaagaaggaattaaaaaaacaa TTGAGTGGTACAGAGAGAATTTTCACAACTGGaagaatgcagaaaaagcattagaACCCTTTCCGGTACAACCACCGTTTGTATAG
- the TGDS gene encoding dTDP-D-glucose 4,6-dehydratase isoform X3 → MIVSLVEDYPNYMIINLDKLDYCASLKNLETISNKQNYKFIQGDICDSHFVKLLFETEKIDIVLHFAAQTHVDLSFVRALEFTYVNVYGTHVLVSAAHEARVEKFIYVSTDEVYGGSLDKEFDESSPKQPTNPYASSKAAAECFVQSYWEQYKFPVVITRSSNVYGPHQYPEKVIPKFISLLQHNRKCCIHGSGLQTRNFLYATDVVEAFLTVLKKGKPGEIYNIGTNFEMSVLQLAKELIQLIKETNSESEMENWVDYVDDRPTNDMRYPMKSEKIHGLGWRPKVPWKEGIKKTIEWYRENFHNWKNAEKALEPFPVQPPFV, encoded by the exons ATGATTGTCTCTTTAGTAGAAGATTATCCAAATTATATGATCATAAATCTAGACAAG TTGGATTACTGTGCAAGCTTGAAGAATCTTGAAACCATTtctaataaacaaaattataaatttatacag ggTGACATATGTGATTCTCACTTCGTGAAACTACTCTTtgaaacagagaaaatagacatAGTACTACATTTTGCCGCACAAACGCATGTAG atCTTTCATTTGTCCGTGCCCTTGAGTTTACCTACGTTAATGTTTACGGTACTCATGTGTTGGTAAGTGCTGCTCATGAAGCCAGAGTGGAGAAATTTATTTACGTCAGCACAGATGAGGTCTATGGAGGCAGTCTTGATAAG gaATTTGATGAATCTTCACCTAAACAACCTACAAATCCTTATGCATCATCTAAAGCAGCTGCTGAGTGTTTTGTACAGTCTTATTGGGAACAGTATAAG TTTCCAGTTGTCATCACACGAAGCAGTAATGTTTATGGACCACATCAGTATCCAGAAAAG gTTATTCCAAAATTTATATCTTTACTACAACACAACAGGAAATG CTGCATTCATGGGTCAGGGCTTCAAACAAGAAATTTCCTTTATGCTACTGATGTGGTAGAAGCATTTCTCACTGTCCTCAAAAAGGGAAAACCAGGTGAAATTTATAACATTGGAACCAATTTTGAAATGTCAGTTCTCCAGCTTGCCAAAGAACTAATACAGCTg ATCAAAGAGACCAATTCAGAGTCTGAAATGGAAAACTGGGTTGATTATGTTGATGATAG acCTACCAATGACATGAGATATCCAATGAAGTCAGAAAAAATACATGGCTTGGGATGGAGACCTAAAGTACCTTGGaaagaaggaattaaaaaaacaa TTGAGTGGTACAGAGAGAATTTTCACAACTGGaagaatgcagaaaaagcattagaACCCTTTCCGGTACAACCACCGTTTGTATAG
- the TGDS gene encoding dTDP-D-glucose 4,6-dehydratase isoform X4 has product MIVSLVEDYPNYMIINLDKGDICDSHFVKLLFETEKIDIVLHFAAQTHVDLSFVRALEFTYVNVYGTHVLVSAAHEARVEKFIYVSTDEVYGGSLDKEFDESSPKQPTNPYASSKAAAECFVQSYWEQYKFPVVITRSSNVYGPHQYPEKVIPKFISLLQHNRKCCIHGSGLQTRNFLYATDVVEAFLTVLKKGKPGEIYNIGTNFEMSVLQLAKELIQLIKETNSESEMENWVDYVDDRPTNDMRYPMKSEKIHGLGWRPKVPWKEGIKKTIEWYRENFHNWKNAEKALEPFPVQPPFV; this is encoded by the exons ATGATTGTCTCTTTAGTAGAAGATTATCCAAATTATATGATCATAAATCTAGACAAG ggTGACATATGTGATTCTCACTTCGTGAAACTACTCTTtgaaacagagaaaatagacatAGTACTACATTTTGCCGCACAAACGCATGTAG atCTTTCATTTGTCCGTGCCCTTGAGTTTACCTACGTTAATGTTTACGGTACTCATGTGTTGGTAAGTGCTGCTCATGAAGCCAGAGTGGAGAAATTTATTTACGTCAGCACAGATGAGGTCTATGGAGGCAGTCTTGATAAG gaATTTGATGAATCTTCACCTAAACAACCTACAAATCCTTATGCATCATCTAAAGCAGCTGCTGAGTGTTTTGTACAGTCTTATTGGGAACAGTATAAG TTTCCAGTTGTCATCACACGAAGCAGTAATGTTTATGGACCACATCAGTATCCAGAAAAG gTTATTCCAAAATTTATATCTTTACTACAACACAACAGGAAATG CTGCATTCATGGGTCAGGGCTTCAAACAAGAAATTTCCTTTATGCTACTGATGTGGTAGAAGCATTTCTCACTGTCCTCAAAAAGGGAAAACCAGGTGAAATTTATAACATTGGAACCAATTTTGAAATGTCAGTTCTCCAGCTTGCCAAAGAACTAATACAGCTg ATCAAAGAGACCAATTCAGAGTCTGAAATGGAAAACTGGGTTGATTATGTTGATGATAG acCTACCAATGACATGAGATATCCAATGAAGTCAGAAAAAATACATGGCTTGGGATGGAGACCTAAAGTACCTTGGaaagaaggaattaaaaaaacaa TTGAGTGGTACAGAGAGAATTTTCACAACTGGaagaatgcagaaaaagcattagaACCCTTTCCGGTACAACCACCGTTTGTATAG